Proteins encoded together in one Aminipila butyrica window:
- a CDS encoding polysaccharide pyruvyl transferase family protein — protein MVNRKEPEGIGILTYYFRNNNFGGILQAYALQCIVDEINGDCEQISYQLTSASFIKKIINIIKYQPLKTVVKTIQEKICAKISYYILGKKIRNQCAARRERFKNFEESIPHSAIVYGKDDIKFANKKYSTFIVGSDQVWNGGENFDVYCLSFVDNNKRKIAYAASAGMTFIGKLQFEQFKRYLQDFSAISVREKSLSDILSKSIGYSVTNVLDPVFLLSRKQWEEICIKPMITEPYILCYMLGRNKKQRTIAQEIANKKGCKLLTFPYITTGEFSFLDWHFGDIRDFSSGPREFIGLLSNAQAVITDSFHATAFSLIFGKNFCALPRYSEKPKSMANNRIIGLLEQFSLSDRLNDNIESILFFLQQGFDYKQVEALMSVFREDSLNWLRESLDYEEDQGRKEYGFEKE, from the coding sequence ATGGTAAACAGAAAAGAACCAGAAGGGATAGGCATTTTAACCTATTATTTTAGAAATAATAATTTTGGCGGTATTTTACAGGCTTATGCCTTACAATGCATCGTTGATGAGATAAATGGAGATTGCGAGCAAATATCATACCAATTGACTAGTGCTTCCTTTATTAAAAAAATTATTAATATTATCAAATATCAGCCATTAAAAACAGTAGTCAAAACAATACAAGAAAAAATATGTGCCAAAATATCATATTATATATTGGGGAAAAAAATTAGAAATCAATGCGCTGCAAGAAGAGAAAGATTTAAAAATTTTGAAGAAAGTATACCACACAGTGCTATAGTTTATGGTAAAGACGATATTAAATTTGCAAATAAAAAATATAGCACATTTATTGTTGGTAGCGATCAAGTCTGGAATGGCGGAGAAAATTTTGATGTATATTGTCTTAGTTTTGTAGATAATAATAAAAGAAAAATTGCGTATGCAGCTAGTGCAGGTATGACTTTCATCGGAAAATTGCAGTTTGAGCAATTTAAGAGGTATTTACAGGATTTTTCGGCAATTTCTGTTCGAGAAAAATCTTTATCAGATATTTTATCTAAAAGTATTGGTTATAGTGTTACAAATGTTCTTGATCCTGTATTTCTATTGAGCAGAAAGCAATGGGAAGAGATTTGTATTAAGCCAATGATAACAGAGCCGTACATTCTTTGTTATATGTTAGGGAGGAATAAGAAACAGCGAACAATAGCACAGGAAATAGCTAATAAGAAGGGGTGCAAACTTTTAACATTTCCGTATATTACAACGGGGGAATTTAGCTTTTTAGATTGGCATTTTGGTGATATTCGTGATTTTTCATCTGGGCCCCGTGAATTTATAGGATTGCTCAGTAATGCACAAGCTGTTATCACGGACTCTTTTCATGCTACAGCGTTTTCATTAATATTTGGAAAAAATTTTTGTGCTTTACCTAGATATAGTGAAAAGCCGAAGAGTATGGCAAACAATAGAATTATAGGTTTATTAGAACAGTTTTCCTTGAGTGATAGACTAAATGATAACATTGAATCAATTCTTTTTTTCCTACAACAAGGTTTTGATTACAAACAAGTCGAAGCACTTATGAGTGTTTTTAGAGAAGATTCACTTAATTGGCTGAGGGAATCACTTGATTATGAGGAGGATCAAGGACGGAAGGAATATGGATTTGAAAAAGAATGA